The following coding sequences are from one Nonlabens arenilitoris window:
- a CDS encoding acyl-CoA dehydrogenase: protein MKTSINIQDSLLPFLPLLYIAWADGILEKHEIDYIKNQIDDNNTITDATKQLISKWLDPSHPPSARELVYWKKYIKQHADVLDLSEKQDLYSLGTVLAKKPNLEEWANEKTKQSLQQIENYLGVSSHEAIRFIDDFNPALFKVDSNLKRSEAPYSKALKTLLQHGNTDIKNKVQSILDPHKVEIESHNDDLFTRREKVLQWTQELADAGLGKLAYPSAYGGSDSMVQYASVFEEIAKYDLSLTIKFGVHFGLFGGSVESLGTNYHHDKYLIDIGTMALPGCFAMTEMHHGSNVKALQTTATYQPDDQSFIIHTPTQNDRKTYIGNAAMHAQMATVFAQLIVDEEEYGIHAFLVPIRNKQGETMPGITIGDNGHKMGLNGVDNGTLHFDKVTIPKENLLNKFGDVDEEGQYTSPISSSSRRFFTMLGTLVGGRLCVPIAGNTASKKALNMAVYFALDRKQFGPPGKEEQSIMDYPTHQKKLMPLIANAYAYDIAHEHLLREYTSDLNHDAQQMEALAAGLKSLSTWNATETIQTCREACGGKGYLSEMYFDRLKADTDIFTTFEGDNTVLLQLTAKSRLTYFKKQFGRMDWWDTLKYISNIASTNLSELNPLVTRDTSEDHLLENDFQLSAFTYREEYSLRSLAMRLNKKIKNGVDSYDAFLDTQVHLIDMASAYIDRIVLERFIAKIEEQENKSVKDILTSLKNLYALHRIEENKGWYLEHDYISGSKSLAINKLVQKLCKELKNESQYLVDAFDIPKHMTATALKFY, encoded by the coding sequence ATGAAAACTTCCATTAACATTCAAGATTCTCTTTTACCATTTCTACCTTTATTGTATATCGCATGGGCTGATGGTATATTAGAAAAACATGAAATCGATTATATAAAAAATCAGATTGATGATAACAACACCATCACTGACGCAACAAAACAACTGATTTCAAAGTGGCTAGACCCTAGTCATCCACCATCTGCAAGAGAATTAGTTTATTGGAAAAAGTATATAAAACAGCATGCTGATGTGCTGGACTTAAGTGAAAAACAAGATTTATATTCTCTAGGAACGGTACTGGCTAAAAAACCAAACCTAGAAGAATGGGCAAATGAAAAGACAAAACAGTCGTTACAGCAAATTGAAAATTACCTAGGTGTTTCAAGTCATGAAGCTATACGATTTATAGATGATTTTAATCCTGCATTATTTAAGGTAGATTCTAATTTAAAAAGGTCTGAAGCCCCATATTCCAAGGCTTTAAAGACTTTACTACAACATGGAAATACCGACATAAAGAATAAAGTACAAAGTATTCTAGATCCACATAAGGTAGAGATTGAAAGTCACAACGATGATTTATTTACCAGAAGAGAAAAAGTATTGCAATGGACTCAAGAACTTGCTGATGCTGGACTAGGTAAACTTGCTTATCCATCTGCTTATGGAGGATCTGATTCCATGGTGCAATATGCTTCTGTATTTGAAGAAATAGCAAAATATGATTTGAGTCTAACAATAAAATTCGGTGTACATTTTGGGTTGTTCGGTGGTAGTGTAGAATCTTTAGGTACTAATTATCATCACGATAAGTATTTAATAGACATAGGTACGATGGCTTTACCTGGCTGTTTTGCAATGACAGAAATGCACCATGGCAGCAATGTAAAAGCTTTACAAACTACGGCTACTTACCAACCAGATGATCAATCATTTATTATTCATACACCAACACAAAATGATAGAAAAACATATATAGGTAACGCTGCTATGCATGCTCAAATGGCAACTGTTTTTGCACAGCTTATCGTGGATGAGGAAGAATATGGAATACATGCTTTTTTAGTTCCCATTAGAAATAAACAAGGTGAAACTATGCCTGGAATTACGATAGGCGATAATGGTCATAAAATGGGGCTTAATGGTGTAGATAATGGGACATTACATTTTGATAAGGTTACAATCCCAAAAGAAAATTTACTCAACAAATTTGGTGATGTAGATGAAGAAGGACAATACACCAGTCCTATAAGTAGCTCGTCCAGACGTTTCTTTACTATGTTAGGAACCTTAGTTGGTGGAAGGCTTTGTGTCCCTATTGCTGGAAATACTGCTTCCAAGAAAGCTTTAAATATGGCTGTTTATTTTGCCTTAGATCGCAAACAGTTTGGTCCACCAGGGAAAGAGGAGCAATCAATAATGGATTACCCAACACATCAAAAAAAGTTAATGCCACTTATAGCAAATGCTTATGCATATGACATCGCGCATGAGCACTTATTGAGAGAATACACTAGTGATTTAAATCACGACGCTCAACAAATGGAAGCTCTAGCCGCTGGATTGAAGTCGTTAAGCACATGGAATGCTACTGAAACGATTCAAACTTGTCGAGAAGCTTGTGGAGGAAAAGGATATTTAAGCGAGATGTACTTTGATCGATTAAAAGCAGATACTGACATTTTTACCACATTTGAAGGAGACAATACGGTATTGTTACAACTTACCGCCAAAAGTCGTTTGACCTATTTCAAAAAGCAATTTGGTCGTATGGACTGGTGGGACACTTTAAAATACATTTCAAATATAGCCTCCACAAATTTGAGTGAATTGAATCCACTAGTAACTAGAGACACATCAGAAGATCATTTATTAGAAAATGATTTTCAACTCAGTGCTTTTACTTATCGCGAGGAATACTCTCTACGTTCACTAGCAATGAGATTAAATAAGAAAATTAAAAATGGTGTGGATAGCTATGACGCTTTTCTAGACACTCAAGTGCACTTAATAGATATGGCAAGCGCTTATATTGACCGTATTGTTTTAGAAAGATTTATCGCAAAGATTGAAGAACAGGAAAACAAAAGCGTAAAAGATATACTTACCTCATTAAAAAACCTTTATGCATTGCATCGTATAGAAGAAAATAAAGGCTGGTATCTAGAACATGATTATATCTCAGGCTCAAAATCACTCGCCATTAACAAGCTCGTTCAAAAATTGTGTAAAGAATTAAAGAATGAGAGCCAGTATCTGGTAGATGCGTTTGATATACCTAAACACATGACAGCAACTGCTTTGAAGTTTTATTAA
- a CDS encoding phosphatase PAP2 family protein — protein sequence MEDLIQLDWDMMLFLNDWGNDTVDLIFNIITYKFYAIPLYLYLLYILYKKLPKRELIIALITIAILVAVSDQVAMLFKNTLVQRLRPFREPALDGLISKVGKSGGTFGFYSGHASNAMALAVFMWQMLKKSHKTIGVLLFIWAVLVAYSRVYLGVHYPGDVLMGMFMGTVIGWLCYRLYAFAKAKYTPASSS from the coding sequence ATGGAAGATCTCATACAGCTAGACTGGGACATGATGCTTTTCCTCAATGATTGGGGAAATGATACTGTTGATTTAATATTTAACATCATTACTTATAAGTTCTATGCCATTCCTCTATACTTATATCTTCTTTATATATTGTATAAAAAACTCCCTAAACGTGAATTAATTATTGCGCTTATAACCATAGCAATTCTAGTCGCAGTAAGTGATCAAGTAGCGATGCTTTTCAAAAACACATTAGTCCAGCGATTAAGACCTTTTAGAGAACCTGCATTAGATGGTTTAATTTCTAAGGTAGGTAAAAGTGGAGGAACCTTTGGTTTTTATAGCGGTCATGCTAGTAATGCTATGGCACTTGCTGTGTTTATGTGGCAAATGCTTAAAAAATCACATAAAACCATAGGAGTCTTACTTTTTATATGGGCTGTTCTAGTGGCTTATAGTCGTGTTTATCTTGGAGTACATTATCCTGGAGATGTTTTGATGGGTATGTTTATGGGGACTGTTATAGGGTGGCTATGTTATCGATTATACGCTTTCGCGAAAGCGAAATATACACCAGCTTCTTCTTCTTGA
- a CDS encoding M1 family metallopeptidase: MKKSAFLFLAIVIILTSCQEKKQTESEIASKPYTEEPHSYAQPNDAIIKHLDLDINVDFESQLISGTATYDIKNNGSKTIILDSKFLEIERVTQNGETTEFELGEFDESLGQPLTIQIKDDTKQIAITYSTTAKTEALQWLTAQQTADKAHPFLFTQGQAILTRTWIPIQDSPQIRITYDATVKVPQELMAVMSAENPKEKNKNGVYNFKMVQPIPAYLIALAVGDIEYKEISERTGVYAEKSMLAKVHEEFSDMEKMVVAAENLYGDYDWEQFDVIVLPPSFPFGGMENPRLTFATPTVIAGDKSLTSLVAHELAHSWSGNLVTNATWNDFWLNEGFTVYFEIRIMEALYGKDRANMLALIGRQDLEDEIEGMKETPNDTKLKLDLKGRNPDDGMNSIAYDKGYLFLRTLEEKVGRDNMDTFLKSYFKKNAFSTTNTEDFITYLNENLLEKNNITFNTEEWIYQPGIPDNAAVIQSDAFTNVEKTLNDFIATNEIDVAATANWTPQEWVHFIRNFPTDISAAQMQQLDNIFDFTNSTNSYITMVWYEQSILNNYHDNNVDTKIAEFLNTVGRRWYVTTLFSAFAKAERIEEAKEIYKTARGNYHSVTANTVDELLRMD, from the coding sequence ATGAAAAAAAGTGCTTTCCTTTTTCTAGCGATAGTCATCATCTTAACAAGTTGCCAAGAAAAAAAACAAACTGAATCTGAAATAGCTTCTAAACCCTACACAGAAGAACCACATTCCTACGCACAACCTAATGATGCGATAATAAAACACCTAGATTTGGACATCAATGTAGATTTTGAAAGCCAATTGATAAGCGGTACCGCAACTTATGATATTAAGAATAATGGCTCAAAAACAATTATTCTAGACAGTAAATTTTTAGAAATTGAACGAGTTACTCAAAATGGCGAAACAACTGAATTTGAGTTGGGTGAATTTGATGAATCATTAGGGCAACCTTTGACTATTCAAATTAAAGATGACACTAAGCAAATAGCCATCACCTACTCTACCACGGCAAAAACAGAAGCCTTACAATGGCTCACTGCTCAACAAACGGCAGACAAGGCCCATCCGTTTTTATTTACACAAGGTCAGGCTATATTGACACGCACATGGATTCCTATTCAGGATAGTCCGCAAATACGTATTACTTATGATGCGACTGTAAAAGTTCCTCAAGAATTGATGGCTGTAATGAGTGCGGAGAATCCTAAGGAAAAGAATAAAAATGGTGTTTACAATTTCAAAATGGTACAGCCTATTCCGGCTTATCTAATTGCTCTTGCTGTAGGAGATATAGAATACAAAGAGATAAGTGAACGTACTGGTGTTTATGCCGAGAAGTCCATGCTTGCAAAAGTCCATGAAGAATTCTCAGATATGGAAAAAATGGTTGTTGCAGCAGAGAATCTATATGGAGATTACGACTGGGAACAGTTTGATGTGATTGTGTTGCCACCTAGTTTTCCTTTCGGTGGAATGGAGAATCCGCGATTGACCTTTGCAACTCCTACGGTTATTGCAGGCGATAAGAGTTTGACATCTCTTGTGGCACATGAGTTGGCTCATTCTTGGTCTGGTAATTTGGTGACCAATGCAACATGGAATGATTTCTGGCTTAATGAAGGTTTTACCGTTTATTTTGAAATCCGCATTATGGAAGCATTATACGGAAAAGACCGTGCTAATATGCTCGCCTTAATAGGTAGACAAGATCTTGAAGATGAAATAGAAGGAATGAAAGAAACTCCTAATGACACCAAACTAAAACTGGATCTAAAAGGTCGTAATCCAGATGATGGAATGAACAGCATCGCTTATGATAAAGGCTATTTATTTTTAAGAACTTTAGAAGAAAAAGTAGGACGTGACAACATGGATACATTCTTAAAATCCTATTTTAAAAAGAATGCCTTTTCTACCACAAACACTGAAGATTTTATCACTTACCTCAACGAGAATTTGCTAGAGAAAAACAACATCACGTTCAATACTGAGGAATGGATTTACCAGCCTGGAATTCCTGATAACGCTGCCGTTATTCAATCGGACGCTTTCACAAACGTAGAAAAAACATTGAATGACTTTATTGCCACTAACGAGATCGATGTGGCTGCAACAGCAAACTGGACACCACAAGAATGGGTGCACTTCATTCGTAATTTTCCAACCGACATTTCTGCTGCGCAAATGCAACAATTGGATAACATCTTTGACTTTACCAATTCAACCAATTCTTACATCACCATGGTTTGGTATGAGCAATCTATTTTGAACAATTACCATGACAACAATGTCGACACAAAAATCGCTGAGTTTTTAAATACGGTAGGACGTCGCTGGTATGTAACTACTTTATTTTCCGCTTTCGCGAAAGCGGAACGAATAGAAGAAGCCAAAGAAATTTATAAAACCGCAAGAGGCAACTACCACAGTGTCACGGCAAATACGGTGGATGAGCTATTGAGAATGGATTAG
- a CDS encoding SCO family protein: MAESSDSKRQHFASLSRIKRSLLILCNIILIISCGSKEQNTNTVVDQVESRVEELPYYNEANFTPRWFSKDSDSLKDFHSIPDFSFINQEGDIITQDYYKDKIYITDFFFTVCPGICPAMTKNMSRLQSEFLNDSEVLLLSHSVTPDYDTPAVLKDYAQRMGVNAAKWNLVTGDKELIYNLGRNHYFVEEDLGTTKNVNDFLHTENFILIDKNKRIRGIYNGLNKASVNQLIADVKTLQAD, encoded by the coding sequence ATGGCAGAATCTTCGGACTCAAAAAGGCAACACTTTGCTTCTCTCTCGAGAATCAAGAGATCGTTACTGATACTTTGTAATATTATTTTAATTATCAGTTGTGGCTCAAAAGAACAAAATACTAATACTGTAGTAGACCAGGTAGAAAGTAGAGTAGAGGAATTGCCCTATTATAATGAGGCTAATTTTACACCACGTTGGTTCTCAAAAGACAGTGACTCGCTTAAGGACTTTCATAGTATACCTGATTTTTCTTTTATCAATCAAGAAGGTGATATTATCACACAAGATTACTACAAGGATAAAATATATATCACTGATTTCTTTTTTACTGTGTGTCCTGGTATATGTCCAGCAATGACCAAAAATATGAGTCGCCTTCAAAGTGAATTTTTAAATGATAGTGAAGTATTATTACTATCACATTCAGTGACACCAGATTATGATACACCTGCTGTTTTAAAAGATTATGCTCAACGCATGGGTGTCAACGCTGCAAAATGGAATCTAGTTACTGGTGATAAAGAGCTTATTTATAATCTAGGTAGAAATCATTATTTTGTGGAAGAAGATCTAGGAACAACTAAAAATGTTAATGATTTTCTACATACTGAAAACTTCATTCTAATAGATAAAAATAAACGTATTCGTGGAATATATAATGGATTAAATAAAGCCTCAGTAAATCAACTAATAGCAGATGTGAAGACCTTACAAGCTGATTAA
- a CDS encoding MarC family protein: MEDLLTFAFTVFTGFFAIMNPISNMPIFLTLTDGADKETKQRINLKAVIVAFIIVTTFVLLGNYIFELFGITIPAFKIAGGILIFFVGFEMLQSKKSNIKRLKTVNYDENIAISPLAIPILAGPGTIVTATNFVANTSSYMSIAVIIVVFALMCLLNYIAFSLSDVIAKKIGDNVISVIGKLMGLIIAIIGTSMIISGLKLSFEVLN, encoded by the coding sequence ATGGAAGATCTATTAACCTTTGCCTTTACTGTATTCACTGGCTTTTTTGCTATTATGAATCCTATTTCTAATATGCCTATCTTTTTAACCTTAACTGATGGTGCAGATAAAGAAACAAAGCAAAGAATAAATTTAAAAGCCGTTATTGTAGCTTTTATAATCGTGACCACATTTGTGCTGTTAGGAAATTATATTTTTGAGCTTTTTGGTATTACTATCCCAGCATTTAAAATCGCAGGTGGAATTTTAATATTCTTTGTAGGTTTTGAAATGTTACAGTCAAAAAAGTCCAATATTAAGAGACTTAAAACCGTTAATTATGATGAAAACATTGCTATTTCACCACTAGCAATACCTATTTTGGCGGGTCCTGGTACTATTGTAACGGCAACTAACTTTGTAGCAAACACCTCATCATACATGAGTATTGCTGTGATTATAGTAGTATTTGCCTTAATGTGCTTGCTCAATTACATCGCGTTTTCATTAAGTGATGTTATTGCAAAAAAGATAGGTGACAATGTCATTTCAGTAATTGGAAAATTAATGGGATTAATCATTGCCATAATAGGAACTAGTATGATAATTTCAGGTTTGAAATTGTCATTTGAAGTTTTGAATTAG
- a CDS encoding OsmC family protein → MKKDFTFEVATLWKKGQFENPKTHISQIAGKKDMIISAAREFKGDECHYNPEDFLLNALSSCHMMSYFYVCQQYGIEILEYSDKVTGTLLLNDNASGAFQKIVLQPKVIILDVDQVTLATSLHNQAHQLCFIANSVKFEVEIKPIIETR, encoded by the coding sequence ATGAAAAAAGATTTTACCTTTGAGGTAGCAACTTTATGGAAGAAAGGGCAGTTTGAAAATCCTAAAACTCATATTTCTCAAATCGCAGGAAAAAAAGATATGATAATATCTGCCGCTCGAGAGTTTAAAGGAGATGAGTGTCATTATAATCCCGAAGACTTTTTATTAAACGCGCTCTCTTCTTGCCATATGATGTCCTATTTCTATGTGTGCCAGCAGTATGGGATAGAGATTTTGGAATATAGTGATAAGGTGACAGGTACATTATTATTAAATGATAATGCTAGTGGTGCTTTTCAAAAAATTGTCCTTCAGCCCAAAGTAATAATTTTGGATGTTGATCAAGTAACATTAGCTACCAGTTTGCATAATCAAGCGCACCAGTTATGTTTTATAGCAAATTCTGTCAAGTTTGAAGTTGAAATAAAGCCGATTATAGAAACTCGTTAA
- the meaB gene encoding methylmalonyl Co-A mutase-associated GTPase MeaB produces MVTNSHINPRARRKKGTVDVDSLFKDLLAGQVSALSRAITLVESTASGDSAFAKAIIKQALTESGKSFRLGITGVPGVGKSTFIESLGRQLIERGKKVAVLAIDPSSNISRGSILGDKTRMEELVKSDRAFIRPSPAGTTLGGVARKTREAIILCEAAGYDFIIVETVGVGQSETAVHSMTDFFLLLKLAGAGDDLQGIKRGIMEMADAIIINKADGENQTAAKHARREFKNAVHLMPQKDHGWPTQVLTCSGLNGVGITEVIEEIDNYKTHATDNQSFTNKRNAQELYWFHQTIEDAIKTNFYNRPEVIAKLAVLEQEVLSKKKSPFDAAGELLGL; encoded by the coding sequence TTGGTCACTAATTCACATATAAATCCTCGAGCACGACGTAAGAAAGGAACTGTTGATGTCGATTCACTTTTTAAGGACTTACTTGCTGGTCAGGTAAGTGCGTTAAGTCGTGCGATAACTCTGGTAGAAAGTACCGCTAGTGGTGATTCCGCTTTCGCGAAAGCGATTATAAAACAAGCCTTAACAGAGTCTGGAAAATCCTTTAGATTAGGAATTACTGGTGTACCAGGTGTGGGAAAATCTACCTTTATAGAATCGCTGGGAAGACAACTCATAGAACGCGGTAAAAAAGTCGCCGTACTTGCCATAGATCCATCGAGCAATATCTCACGAGGCAGTATTTTGGGTGACAAAACACGCATGGAAGAATTGGTCAAAAGCGACCGAGCCTTCATAAGACCTAGCCCAGCAGGAACAACATTAGGCGGCGTGGCACGCAAAACACGCGAGGCGATTATTTTATGTGAGGCCGCAGGATATGATTTTATCATTGTAGAAACCGTAGGCGTAGGACAGAGCGAGACCGCAGTCCATTCCATGACCGACTTTTTCTTATTACTCAAACTCGCTGGCGCTGGCGACGATTTACAAGGCATAAAACGCGGCATTATGGAAATGGCTGATGCCATCATCATCAATAAAGCCGATGGCGAGAATCAAACCGCCGCAAAGCACGCAAGACGCGAATTCAAAAACGCTGTTCACCTCATGCCACAAAAAGACCACGGCTGGCCTACACAAGTACTGACTTGTAGTGGATTAAATGGTGTAGGAATTACAGAAGTCATAGAAGAAATTGACAACTATAAAACACACGCTACCGATAACCAAAGCTTTACCAATAAACGCAACGCACAAGAATTGTACTGGTTCCATCAGACCATAGAAGACGCTATCAAAACTAATTTCTATAACCGACCAGAAGTGATTGCAAAACTCGCTGTACTAGAACAGGAAGTTTTAAGTAAAAAGAAAAGTCCTTTTGACGCGGCTGGGGAATTGTTGGGGTTGTGA
- a CDS encoding toxin-antitoxin system YwqK family antitoxin → MGCKTDPNHVVLTTEKLEIDIAQLDLRPNEGLMYYNDEPFTGFSITSYPNGIVAQRIQYLNGLRHGLYEKWFVDGTLSFQSQYENGLQHGASISWWKNGHKRSQSNFENGIAQGAQFQWYTNGSIFKEIQLIDGREQGMQKSYRQNGKLYNNYEAKNGRIFGLKKATLCFSLENQEIVTDTL, encoded by the coding sequence ATGGGCTGTAAAACAGATCCAAATCATGTTGTATTAACGACTGAAAAGTTAGAGATTGATATAGCTCAATTAGATTTAAGACCTAATGAAGGGCTCATGTATTATAACGATGAGCCTTTTACAGGTTTTTCTATAACAAGTTATCCTAATGGTATAGTTGCACAAAGGATTCAATATCTTAATGGATTACGTCATGGATTATATGAAAAGTGGTTTGTTGATGGTACTTTGAGTTTTCAATCCCAGTATGAGAATGGATTACAACATGGAGCGTCTATATCTTGGTGGAAAAATGGTCACAAACGTTCTCAAAGTAATTTTGAGAATGGTATAGCTCAAGGTGCTCAATTTCAATGGTATACTAATGGATCTATTTTTAAAGAAATACAATTGATTGATGGACGTGAGCAAGGCATGCAAAAATCTTACCGACAGAATGGTAAATTATATAATAATTATGAAGCTAAAAATGGCAGAATCTTCGGACTCAAAAAGGCAACACTTTGCTTCTCTCTCGAGAATCAAGAGATCGTTACTGATACTTTGTAA
- a CDS encoding YHYH protein, with amino-acid sequence MNQSKIKLLLTYIGIAVMCTAGVYSCTSSDDDNGNDTDDGSGNGTTELHAAFAEFDTSNVTIMMSGTSSVNIETNGMPNHTSPYWSSTNVRSITGPNGNVVVTGPAATDHPLYVDPVVTSGDQMAPGNIDDFNGSFSLTVPSSPTLASNSSATGLGAIGIAISGSVIYNDEEGPNVPLDSAVGSLDYTAAHTGPQSYHYHLEPKAFSDDDDALVGIISDGFFIYGRKCASTGTYPTDLDASGGHTSITQHTTTAEYHYHIQNTVYLNQYYIIFPGDYQGTPNNIQ; translated from the coding sequence ATGAATCAATCAAAAATTAAATTACTCCTTACTTATATAGGAATTGCGGTAATGTGTACCGCAGGAGTTTACTCTTGTACGTCTAGCGATGACGATAATGGTAATGATACTGATGACGGAAGCGGTAATGGTACGACAGAGTTACACGCAGCTTTTGCAGAGTTTGATACCAGTAATGTCACTATTATGATGAGTGGCACATCTTCTGTAAATATAGAGACTAATGGTATGCCTAACCATACATCACCTTACTGGTCTAGTACAAACGTACGTTCTATAACAGGTCCTAATGGTAACGTGGTAGTAACTGGTCCTGCAGCTACTGATCATCCATTATATGTAGATCCAGTTGTTACAAGTGGAGATCAAATGGCACCAGGAAACATAGACGATTTTAATGGTTCATTTTCTTTAACTGTTCCATCTAGTCCAACGCTAGCCAGCAATTCATCAGCTACCGGATTAGGAGCTATAGGTATTGCAATTAGTGGTTCAGTTATTTATAATGATGAAGAAGGACCTAACGTACCGCTGGATAGTGCTGTAGGATCTTTAGATTATACGGCGGCACACACAGGACCACAAAGTTATCATTATCACTTAGAACCTAAAGCTTTCTCTGATGATGATGATGCATTAGTTGGTATTATCAGTGATGGTTTCTTTATTTATGGTAGAAAATGTGCTTCTACAGGAACATATCCTACTGATCTAGACGCATCTGGTGGTCATACTTCTATTACACAGCACACGACAACTGCAGAGTATCATTACCATATACAAAATACGGTTTACTTAAATCAATATTATATCATATTCCCTGGCGATTATCAAGGCACACCTAATAACATACAGTAG